In the bacterium genome, TCCAGCGCCTGATCGGACGCAGCCTGCGCTCGGTCACCGACCTGAAGGCCATGGGCGAGATCACCGTCACGATCGACTGCGACGTCATCCAGGCCGACGGCGGCACGCGCTGCGCGTCGATCAACGGCGCCTCGGTGGCCCTCTACGACGCGATGAAGCGCCTGAACCTGCGCCGCCACCCGATGAGCGGCCTGGTCGGCGCCGTCAGCCTGGGCCTGCTCGACGGCGAGGTCCTGGTCGACCTGGATTACGCGGAGGATTCCCGCGCCTCGACCGACATGAACATCGTCATGGCCGAGGGCGGCGGGCTCATCGAGGTGCAGGGGACGGCCGAGGGGCGCCCCTTCGTGCGCGCGGACCTCGACCGCATGCTGGACCTGGCCGCCGGCGGCATCGCGCGGCTGATCGAGCTGCAGCGCAAGGTCCTGGAGGCCTGAGGCGATGAACGTCGAACGGCGCGTCCTGGTGCTCGCGAGCCGCAACCCCGACAAGGTGCGCGAGATGCGCGAGCTTTGCGCGGACGGCCCCTGGGAGGTCCGTTCGGCGACCGACTACCCGGGCCTGCCGGAGGTCGTCGAGGACGGCACGACGATCCTGGGCAACGCCACGCGCAAGGCCCTGGTCGCGGCCGCGTTCACCGGCGAAATCGCCGTGGCCGACGACACGAGCCTGCGCGTCCGCGCCCTGAACGACCTGCCGGACGTGTTCGCCGCGCGCTTCGCCGGCCCCGGGGCGACCTACGCGGACAACTGCCGGCTGCTGGCCTCGCTGATGGGCGCGGTGCCCGACGGGTGCCGGCACGCCGCGTTCCAGACCGCGGCCGTCTGGGTGGACCCCCGTCCCGGCGCCGTGGACCCCGCGGGGGCGCAGGCCGCGGCGGCCGTGCGCTGGGTGCACGACCCGTTCCGCCTCGCGGTCCACCTCGCGGATCCCGGCGATGCCGACGCCTACTGGGACAGCCTGTCCGACCACCGCGCGGTGTGGGCGTCCTACCGCGCCGTGATGGGCGCCCCGGGCGTGGCGCCGGGCGCCGACCAGCCGCGGCTGGCGTCCGTGTTCGCGGGCCTCTGCGACGACGCGCGGCGCGAGGCCGGCGGCCCGGCCGCGCCGGGAGCGCTGCGCCTGCCCGATGTGCGGATCTGGACGGCGACCGGGCCCGACGACGCGGCGGTCCCGACCCGCATCAGCCCCGACGGCCTGCCGGCGGACGCCCCCGGCCGCGCCGCGTGCGCGCCGGTCTGGCTGGAACTGTCGTCGCACGGCCGCCTGCACGGGACGATCGCGGCCTCGCCCGCCGGCCGGGCCGGGTTCGGGTACGATCCGGTGTTCCGGCCCGACGGTCTGGACCGGACCCTCGCGGAGATGGAGTCCGGGGAGAAGAACGCGATCAGCCACCGGGGCCGCGCGCTGCGGCGGCTGCTCGACGCCGCGCGGAAGGTCTACGGGCCGGCGGCGTGAACCGGGATTGACACCCCGGTGCGGCGCCCG is a window encoding:
- the rph gene encoding ribonuclease PH; the protein is MTARANDRKPIQLRPVQMTRDYLPHAEGSVLIEMGNTRVICTASLSHGVPGWLRGTGQGWVTAEYGMLPRATSERTRREATNASGQGGRTMEIQRLIGRSLRSVTDLKAMGEITVTIDCDVIQADGGTRCASINGASVALYDAMKRLNLRRHPMSGLVGAVSLGLLDGEVLVDLDYAEDSRASTDMNIVMAEGGGLIEVQGTAEGRPFVRADLDRMLDLAAGGIARLIELQRKVLEA
- a CDS encoding non-canonical purine NTP pyrophosphatase, translating into MNVERRVLVLASRNPDKVREMRELCADGPWEVRSATDYPGLPEVVEDGTTILGNATRKALVAAAFTGEIAVADDTSLRVRALNDLPDVFAARFAGPGATYADNCRLLASLMGAVPDGCRHAAFQTAAVWVDPRPGAVDPAGAQAAAAVRWVHDPFRLAVHLADPGDADAYWDSLSDHRAVWASYRAVMGAPGVAPGADQPRLASVFAGLCDDARREAGGPAAPGALRLPDVRIWTATGPDDAAVPTRISPDGLPADAPGRAACAPVWLELSSHGRLHGTIAASPAGRAGFGYDPVFRPDGLDRTLAEMESGEKNAISHRGRALRRLLDAARKVYGPAA